In the genome of Leeuwenhoekiella sp. MAR_2009_132, one region contains:
- the ileS gene encoding isoleucine--tRNA ligase, with translation MSTKFPEYKGLDLPKVAEEILAYWKENDIFEKSISTREGNDPYIFFEGPPSANGMPGIHHVMSRAIKDIFCRFQTQKGKQVKRKAGWDTHGLPVELGVEKELGITKEDIGKKISVSEYNEACKNAVMRYTDVWNNLTEQMGYWVDMEDPYITYKPKYMESVWWLLKNIYNQGLIYKGYTIQPYSPKAGTGLSSHELNQPGTYQDVTDTTVTAQFKVVEDETFKASPLAAFEGQKYLMAWTTTPWTLPSNTALTVGKKIDYVLVKTFNQYTFEPINVVIAKALVSKQFDKKFFASESEEDFSNFKESDKKIPYQILSEFKGSDLLELRYEPVIDYVKPHDNPENAYRVISGDFVTTEDGTGIVHTSPTFGADDAMVAKQAEPEVPPMLIKDENGNLVPLVDLQGRFRPELQELGGKYVKNEYYDDGEVPEKSVDVEIAIKLKEENKAFKVEKYVHSYPNCWRTDKPILYYPLDSWFIKVTDVRDRMHELNLGINWKPKATGEGRFGNWLANANDWNLSRSRYWGIPLPIWRTEDGKEEIIIGSVSELKEKIIEAVESGVMQTDPFEGFVAGDMTDANYDLVDLHKNIVDEIKLVSPTGKPMRREADLIDVWFDSGSMPYAQWHYPFENKEKVESTWRKADFIAEGVDQTRGWFYTLHAIATMTFDDVAYKNVVSNGLVLDKNGQKMSKRLGNAADPFETLNTYGPDATRWYMISNANPWDNLKFDLDGITEVQRKFFGTLYNTYSFFSLYANLDSFNYSEADIELKDRPEIDRWVLSELHTLIAEVDKFYADYEPTKATRAISEFVQENLSNWFVRLSRRRYWKGDYAHDKISAYQTLYKCLITVAKLGAPVAPFFMDRLYKDLNGLTGLETSESVHLSDFPVSDASYIDRKLEHKMQKAQTISSLTLSLRAKEKIKVRQPLQRIMIPILDNEQREEILAVQDLIKSEVNVKEIELIDDASGILVKSIKPNFKALGPRFGKDMKVVANAINAMSAADITTIENEGKITVDINGKSVTLAPEDVEITSQDIEGWLVASSGSLTVALDVTLNDALRNEGIARELVNRIQNLRKDSGFEVTDKIEVQIQRDGKIEQAVIDNLDYIKMETLTAKLEVAEQVTNGIAIAFDDVETKLAIKKQ, from the coding sequence ATGAGCACAAAGTTCCCTGAATATAAAGGACTTGACCTACCTAAAGTGGCCGAAGAAATTTTAGCCTATTGGAAGGAAAACGACATATTTGAAAAAAGTATTTCTACACGAGAAGGTAACGACCCTTATATCTTTTTTGAGGGACCGCCATCTGCAAACGGAATGCCTGGTATTCACCACGTTATGTCGCGTGCGATTAAAGATATCTTTTGCCGTTTTCAAACTCAAAAAGGAAAACAAGTTAAGCGTAAAGCCGGTTGGGATACGCACGGACTTCCCGTTGAGTTAGGTGTTGAGAAAGAACTGGGTATTACCAAAGAAGATATCGGTAAAAAAATAAGCGTTTCAGAATACAATGAAGCATGTAAAAATGCGGTGATGCGCTATACCGATGTGTGGAATAATCTTACCGAGCAGATGGGATATTGGGTAGATATGGAAGACCCCTATATTACCTACAAGCCAAAATATATGGAGTCAGTATGGTGGCTTCTAAAAAATATTTACAACCAGGGCCTTATTTACAAAGGCTATACAATACAACCCTATTCACCAAAGGCAGGAACCGGTTTAAGTTCGCACGAACTAAACCAGCCGGGTACCTATCAAGATGTTACGGATACTACGGTAACGGCACAGTTTAAGGTTGTAGAAGATGAGACTTTTAAAGCCTCTCCCTTAGCAGCATTTGAAGGACAGAAATACTTAATGGCTTGGACCACCACTCCATGGACATTGCCTTCTAATACAGCTTTGACAGTTGGCAAAAAGATTGATTATGTGCTGGTAAAAACATTTAATCAATATACGTTTGAGCCTATCAATGTAGTTATTGCTAAGGCTTTGGTGAGCAAACAATTTGATAAAAAATTCTTTGCTTCGGAAAGTGAGGAAGACTTTTCAAATTTTAAAGAAAGCGATAAAAAAATACCATATCAAATCCTTTCAGAATTTAAGGGTAGCGACTTATTAGAGCTGCGTTATGAGCCGGTGATTGATTATGTGAAACCTCACGATAATCCTGAGAATGCATACCGGGTAATTTCTGGCGATTTTGTTACTACAGAAGATGGTACCGGTATTGTACATACGTCACCTACTTTTGGTGCAGATGATGCAATGGTCGCTAAGCAGGCAGAGCCAGAGGTGCCGCCTATGCTCATAAAAGATGAGAATGGGAACCTAGTACCACTTGTAGATTTACAAGGTCGTTTTAGACCAGAGTTGCAGGAATTGGGAGGTAAATATGTGAAGAATGAATACTACGATGACGGCGAAGTACCAGAGAAAAGCGTAGATGTTGAGATTGCAATAAAACTCAAAGAAGAAAACAAAGCCTTCAAAGTTGAAAAGTATGTGCACAGTTATCCCAATTGCTGGCGTACCGATAAACCTATTTTATATTATCCCTTAGATTCCTGGTTTATTAAAGTAACCGATGTGCGTGATCGTATGCACGAGCTGAATTTGGGTATAAACTGGAAGCCAAAGGCTACCGGAGAAGGCCGCTTTGGGAATTGGCTCGCAAATGCCAATGACTGGAACTTATCCCGCTCACGCTATTGGGGAATTCCGTTGCCTATCTGGAGAACTGAAGATGGTAAAGAGGAAATTATCATTGGTTCGGTTTCCGAACTAAAAGAAAAAATCATTGAAGCAGTAGAATCCGGTGTTATGCAAACAGATCCTTTTGAAGGTTTTGTTGCAGGAGATATGACAGATGCAAACTATGATCTAGTTGACTTGCATAAGAATATTGTAGATGAGATTAAGTTAGTTTCACCTACCGGAAAACCCATGCGTCGCGAAGCAGATCTAATTGATGTTTGGTTTGACAGTGGTAGTATGCCCTATGCACAATGGCACTATCCTTTTGAAAATAAAGAAAAGGTTGAAAGTACCTGGCGTAAGGCAGATTTTATTGCTGAAGGTGTAGATCAAACGCGTGGATGGTTTTATACGCTTCATGCGATTGCAACGATGACTTTTGACGATGTTGCTTATAAAAACGTTGTTTCTAACGGTCTTGTTTTAGACAAGAATGGTCAGAAAATGTCTAAACGTTTGGGTAATGCCGCAGACCCTTTTGAGACCTTAAATACCTACGGTCCCGATGCGACACGCTGGTACATGATTAGCAACGCAAATCCTTGGGATAACTTAAAGTTTGACCTTGATGGTATTACGGAAGTGCAACGTAAATTCTTCGGTACACTGTACAATACCTATTCGTTCTTTTCATTGTATGCTAATCTTGATAGTTTTAACTACTCTGAAGCAGATATTGAACTTAAAGACAGACCAGAGATTGATCGTTGGGTTCTTTCAGAATTACATACGTTAATTGCCGAAGTAGATAAGTTTTATGCAGATTATGAGCCTACAAAGGCTACACGAGCGATTTCAGAATTTGTACAGGAAAATCTAAGTAACTGGTTTGTGCGATTAAGTCGTCGCCGTTACTGGAAAGGTGATTATGCACACGATAAAATTTCGGCATATCAAACCCTTTATAAATGTTTGATTACAGTTGCAAAATTAGGTGCTCCTGTCGCTCCATTTTTTATGGATCGGTTGTATAAAGATTTAAACGGTCTAACCGGTTTAGAGACTTCAGAAAGTGTTCACCTATCTGATTTTCCGGTAAGCGATGCATCTTATATAGATAGAAAGCTTGAACATAAAATGCAGAAAGCACAGACTATTTCTTCATTAACACTTTCATTACGTGCTAAAGAAAAGATTAAAGTGCGCCAGCCTTTGCAACGTATAATGATTCCTATTTTAGATAATGAACAGCGCGAAGAGATACTTGCGGTACAGGATTTGATAAAGTCTGAGGTAAATGTTAAGGAGATTGAATTGATTGATGATGCTTCAGGAATTCTCGTAAAATCTATTAAGCCCAACTTTAAAGCGCTGGGACCACGATTTGGTAAAGACATGAAGGTAGTAGCAAATGCTATTAATGCAATGAGCGCGGCAGATATTACTACGATTGAAAATGAAGGAAAAATCACCGTGGACATTAATGGAAAAAGTGTTACTTTGGCGCCCGAAGATGTGGAAATAACTTCTCAAGATATTGAAGGGTGGTTAGTTGCAAGCAGTGGTTCTTTAACAGTAGCACTTGACGTAACGCTAAACGATGCTTTAAGAAATGAAGGTATTGCCAGAGAGCTGGTTAACCGTATTCAGAATCTTAGAAAAGACTCTGGTTTTGAGGTAACAGACAAAATAGAAGTACAAATACAACGTGACGGTAAGATCGAGCAAGCCGTTATTGATAATTTAGACTATATTAAAATGGAAACGCTCACCGCAAAACTCGAGGTTGCAGAGCAAGTTACTAACGGTATAGCCATTGCATTTGACGATGTAGAAACAAAGTTGGCTATAAAAAAACAGTAA
- a CDS encoding succinylglutamate desuccinylase/aspartoacylase family protein, which produces MTGIDEDNILHILGEKIPPGTRRTLNFNLAKLYTTTSVEVPIIIQRAKKPGPCILITAGIHGDEINGVEIVRQVISKKINKVLRGTVICIPVINVFGFLNMERAFPDGRDLNRVFPGTRKGSLAGRFAYQFSNKILPAADFCLDFHTGGGSRFNVAQIRVDPDKKELIEYAEIFGAPFTVYSKNIAKSYRSTCEKLNIPILLFEGGKSQVSDKDIAREGVFGVMRILDHFKMLSKEFTAPPLVKKSTTIVTSSWLRAKYSGLLHLKSNCGDFVEKNEVIATITDPYGSFRHKVKATNDGYIINSNEASLVYQGDAIFHLSTSEIKHD; this is translated from the coding sequence ATGACAGGTATAGACGAAGACAATATTTTACACATACTGGGCGAGAAAATTCCTCCGGGAACAAGGCGCACACTTAATTTTAATCTCGCAAAATTATATACGACCACATCTGTAGAGGTGCCTATTATAATACAACGCGCAAAAAAACCCGGACCCTGCATTTTAATTACGGCAGGTATTCACGGTGATGAGATTAATGGTGTAGAAATTGTACGTCAGGTTATTTCAAAAAAAATAAACAAGGTTCTACGGGGTACTGTTATATGTATTCCGGTTATAAATGTCTTCGGTTTTTTAAATATGGAACGTGCTTTTCCTGACGGAAGAGATCTAAACCGTGTTTTTCCCGGAACTCGTAAAGGTTCTTTGGCAGGCAGATTTGCATATCAATTTAGTAATAAAATACTGCCTGCTGCAGACTTTTGTCTTGATTTTCACACCGGCGGAGGAAGCCGGTTTAATGTAGCTCAAATACGTGTAGATCCTGATAAAAAAGAACTTATAGAATATGCTGAAATTTTTGGAGCTCCATTTACTGTTTACTCAAAAAACATCGCAAAATCCTATCGTTCTACCTGCGAAAAATTAAATATACCTATTTTACTTTTTGAAGGCGGAAAGTCGCAAGTAAGTGACAAAGATATTGCGCGGGAAGGAGTGTTTGGGGTGATGCGCATTCTAGACCATTTTAAAATGCTCTCAAAAGAATTTACGGCTCCACCACTAGTAAAAAAATCAACAACCATTGTGACGAGTTCATGGTTACGAGCAAAATACAGCGGCCTACTTCATCTTAAAAGTAATTGCGGTGACTTTGTAGAAAAAAATGAGGTAATTGCAACAATAACAGACCCATACGGATCGTTTAGACATAAAGTAAAAGCTACAAATGACGGGTATATTATAAACTCTAATGAAGCTTCTTTAGTGTATCAGGGTGATGCGATATTTCATCTTTCTACTTCAGAAATTAAACATGACTAA
- a CDS encoding lipoprotein signal peptidase → MSLKKAVGIIVLILLIDQISKIYIKTHFQLQEQVQVFEWFRILFVENEGMAWGTKIPGDYGKIILTLFRIGILPLIGYWLYDSVRKNMSRILIVGVALIFAGAFGNIIDSVFYGIIFDSSAGQLATFLPQDGGYSSLFYGRVVDMLYFPIWEGYLPEWLPIWGGNYFTFFNAVFNIADMAISTGVGLLLVFNKRAFAKEKTA, encoded by the coding sequence ATGTCATTAAAGAAGGCCGTAGGCATTATAGTTCTTATTTTACTTATAGATCAAATTAGTAAAATTTATATTAAAACACATTTTCAATTACAAGAGCAAGTACAGGTTTTTGAGTGGTTTAGAATTCTTTTTGTTGAAAATGAAGGCATGGCCTGGGGGACAAAAATACCCGGTGATTACGGAAAAATAATTCTTACCCTTTTTAGAATAGGTATTCTTCCCTTAATAGGATACTGGCTTTATGATAGTGTAAGAAAAAATATGTCGAGAATTCTTATTGTTGGTGTTGCATTGATTTTTGCGGGAGCTTTTGGAAATATTATTGATTCTGTTTTTTACGGAATTATTTTTGACAGTAGTGCAGGGCAACTGGCAACTTTTTTACCTCAAGACGGGGGTTACTCTAGTTTATTTTATGGTCGTGTAGTAGATATGCTGTATTTTCCAATATGGGAAGGGTATTTGCCAGAATGGTTGCCTATCTGGGGGGGTAATTATTTTACATTTTTCAATGCAGTTTTTAATATTGCAGATATGGCGATTAGTACCGGAGTGGGTTTGCTTCTTGTGTTTAACAAAAGAGCTTTTGCAAAAGAGAAAACGGCTTAG
- the rimK gene encoding 30S ribosomal protein S6--L-glutamate ligase, translating into MNIKILSRNGNLYSTARLVEAAKKRKHNVEIIDPLKCDLIIEKKKPSVYYKGRYLSDTEAIIPRIGASITYYGTAVVRQFEMMGCFTTTESQALVRSRDKLRSLQILSRARLGLPKTVFTNYSRDVGEIIDHVGGAPLIIKLLEGTQGLGVVLAETKNAAESVIEAFNGLQARVIVQEFIKEAKGADIRAFIIDGHVVGAMKRQGKEGEFRSNLHRGGTAEVITLSDEEEIAAIKAAKAMGLGVAGVDMLQSARGPLILEVNSSPGLEGIERATGRDIAKEVIKYIERGV; encoded by the coding sequence ATGAATATAAAAATCTTATCCCGTAATGGTAATTTATACTCTACTGCGCGTCTTGTAGAAGCTGCAAAGAAGCGCAAGCATAATGTAGAAATAATAGATCCCCTTAAATGTGATTTAATTATTGAAAAGAAGAAACCCTCTGTATATTACAAGGGACGTTACCTTTCAGACACCGAAGCAATAATACCGCGTATTGGAGCTTCGATTACCTACTACGGTACCGCTGTAGTTAGACAATTTGAAATGATGGGTTGTTTTACCACTACAGAGTCACAAGCACTCGTACGTAGCCGTGATAAATTACGCAGCCTTCAAATTTTATCTCGGGCACGCTTGGGACTTCCTAAAACTGTTTTTACCAATTATTCGCGCGATGTAGGTGAGATTATAGACCATGTAGGTGGCGCTCCTTTAATCATTAAACTTTTAGAAGGAACACAGGGATTAGGTGTCGTTTTAGCCGAAACCAAAAATGCAGCAGAATCTGTAATTGAAGCATTTAATGGATTACAGGCACGTGTAATTGTACAGGAGTTTATTAAGGAAGCTAAAGGTGCAGATATTAGAGCCTTTATAATAGACGGCCACGTAGTGGGCGCTATGAAGCGTCAGGGTAAAGAAGGCGAGTTTAGATCTAATTTGCACCGAGGTGGTACCGCAGAAGTCATCACGCTTTCTGATGAGGAAGAAATTGCTGCTATTAAAGCAGCAAAAGCAATGGGGCTAGGCGTAGCCGGTGTAGATATGCTACAAAGTGCTCGAGGTCCTTTAATTCTTGAAGTAAATTCTTCGCCAGGGTTAGAGGGCATAGAACGTGCTACGGGAAGAGATATCGCAAAAGAAGTCATTAAATATATTGAAAGAGGCGTCTAA
- a CDS encoding 5-formyltetrahydrofolate cyclo-ligase, translated as MTKAEYRKIYKEKRNNLSLSEIDELSLSIANQLLKLPIWDYEFYHIFLSIEHLKEVNTDYILNILNGKDKHIVISKSDFQDSTMRHYLLTDSTRLIINKWGIPEPQNGIEITPTQLDVIFIPLLAFDQIGSRIGYGKGFYDRFLNRCRPGALKIGLSLFEAEKNLPHNNKDITLTHCITPNKTYNF; from the coding sequence ATGACTAAAGCAGAATACCGTAAAATATATAAAGAAAAGCGTAACAATTTAAGCTTATCAGAAATAGATGAACTAAGCCTTTCTATCGCAAATCAGCTACTCAAACTCCCTATTTGGGACTATGAGTTTTATCATATCTTTTTAAGCATAGAACATTTAAAGGAAGTTAATACCGATTATATTTTGAATATACTCAACGGAAAAGATAAACATATTGTCATTTCTAAAAGTGATTTTCAAGATTCTACTATGCGTCATTATTTGCTTACAGACAGTACACGCTTAATTATAAATAAGTGGGGAATCCCCGAACCTCAAAATGGTATTGAAATTACGCCCACACAACTTGATGTCATATTCATACCCCTACTCGCTTTTGATCAAATTGGATCACGAATTGGATATGGCAAAGGGTTTTACGATCGCTTTTTAAATAGATGTAGACCAGGCGCTTTAAAGATAGGTTTATCCTTGTTTGAAGCTGAGAAAAACCTACCTCACAACAACAAAGACATCACGCTAACTCACTGTATAACACCTAATAAAACGTATAATTTTTGA
- a CDS encoding ATP-dependent zinc protease, with protein MEKVIIGRIDRADFPKLGLSDIDIKIDTGAYTSSIHCNHIREEDNILCCTFLDPKHPEYNGKEMRFSSYDITAVKSSNGEIQYRYVVQSNITIFKKTFKISLTLSSREDMRFPVLIGRKFLTKKFIVDTELTDVSHAQKAL; from the coding sequence ATGGAAAAAGTAATTATAGGACGTATAGACCGTGCCGATTTTCCTAAACTGGGCTTGTCTGACATTGATATCAAAATAGATACCGGTGCCTATACATCTTCAATACACTGTAATCATATACGAGAAGAAGATAACATTTTATGCTGTACATTTCTAGATCCTAAACATCCTGAATATAACGGTAAAGAAATGCGCTTTTCATCCTATGATATTACAGCTGTAAAGAGCAGTAATGGCGAGATTCAATACCGGTATGTTGTACAGAGTAACATTACTATTTTTAAAAAAACATTCAAAATATCGCTCACACTAAGTTCTCGCGAAGACATGCGGTTCCCGGTTTTGATAGGGCGTAAATTCCTTACTAAAAAATTTATCGTAGACACAGAACTCACTGATGTCTCACACGCTCAAAAAGCCTTATGA
- a CDS encoding TraR/DksA family transcriptional regulator, whose protein sequence is MAAEIKERFSDAELEEFRVLIQAKIDKAQNDLDLIKSAYMNDGNNGTDDTSPTFKAFEEGSETMSKEANSALAIRQEKFIRDLKNALNRIQNKTYGICRVTGKLINKERLKLVPHATLSIEAKNMQ, encoded by the coding sequence ATGGCGGCAGAAATTAAAGAACGTTTTAGCGACGCAGAATTAGAAGAGTTTAGAGTTCTTATACAGGCTAAAATCGATAAGGCTCAGAATGATCTTGATCTTATAAAAAGTGCTTATATGAATGATGGTAACAACGGTACAGATGATACCTCTCCTACATTTAAAGCTTTTGAAGAAGGTAGTGAAACCATGAGTAAAGAAGCGAATTCTGCCCTTGCAATACGTCAGGAAAAGTTTATACGTGATTTAAAAAATGCATTAAACCGCATTCAAAATAAAACGTATGGTATTTGTCGTGTTACAGGTAAATTAATTAATAAAGAGCGTCTTAAGCTTGTACCTCATGCTACATTGAGTATCGAGGCAAAAAATATGCAGTAA
- a CDS encoding sensor histidine kinase translates to MSVTKQNGILSFLSKKSVPETAESRESFFYEQIAEMVGAGGWRIDFINKKSYFDKQLQKILETPDNYKPSIKHALHFFDMNYHESVIASYHNLANGTPIFDEVIKMVTYTNKTFWAHAISRPDFDRKGQIIGLKGVVVNVNKEKERELMLEKAIDLVEANNSRLFTFANYVSHNIKSHVNNLELTSQLVETQKFTDDQKELFNNYKEIAQSLNRTVARLNEVVSIQTKAAEPKVTIDLEETLDQVKSNLRPLIDREEAYIYSDFSEVPEIEYNQEFLTNIFTILIKNGIINKSPSRKPEIKAYCLENNKKLSLIIEDNGTGYDLSDKNAEQIFHMSRSTDNNENNQSVGLFIVKNQVEALGGKVEVTSKLGYGTKFIITI, encoded by the coding sequence ATGTCAGTTACCAAACAAAATGGAATTCTTTCCTTTTTATCTAAAAAATCAGTTCCTGAGACCGCAGAGTCAAGAGAAAGCTTTTTTTACGAGCAAATAGCTGAAATGGTAGGCGCCGGTGGCTGGAGAATAGATTTTATTAATAAAAAAAGTTACTTTGATAAACAACTGCAAAAAATCTTAGAAACTCCAGATAATTACAAACCCTCAATAAAACACGCACTGCATTTTTTTGATATGAATTATCATGAGTCTGTAATTGCCAGTTATCATAATTTAGCAAATGGAACTCCCATCTTTGATGAAGTTATCAAAATGGTTACCTACACGAATAAGACCTTTTGGGCTCACGCGATTAGCAGACCAGATTTTGATCGTAAAGGTCAAATTATAGGCCTTAAGGGAGTAGTGGTAAATGTAAATAAAGAAAAAGAGCGTGAGCTTATGCTTGAAAAAGCCATAGACCTGGTAGAAGCCAATAACTCTCGCCTATTCACTTTTGCAAATTATGTGTCACACAATATAAAATCTCACGTTAATAATCTTGAACTTACAAGCCAGTTAGTAGAAACTCAGAAATTTACAGACGATCAAAAAGAACTGTTTAACAATTATAAGGAGATTGCACAAAGCTTAAACCGAACTGTAGCCCGACTTAACGAGGTTGTATCAATACAAACAAAGGCAGCAGAGCCTAAAGTAACCATAGATCTAGAAGAAACCCTAGACCAGGTAAAATCTAATTTAAGACCACTTATTGACCGCGAGGAAGCGTACATATACTCAGACTTTTCAGAGGTTCCGGAAATTGAATACAATCAAGAGTTTTTGACAAACATTTTTACCATATTAATTAAAAATGGAATTATTAATAAAAGCCCAAGTCGTAAACCTGAAATTAAAGCTTACTGTCTTGAAAACAATAAAAAGCTATCACTCATTATAGAAGATAATGGTACAGGCTATGATTTATCAGATAAAAATGCTGAGCAGATTTTTCATATGTCTAGAAGTACAGATAATAATGAAAACAATCAATCTGTAGGCTTATTTATAGTAAAAAATCAAGTAGAAGCACTAGGAGGCAAGGTAGAAGTCACGAGTAAATTAGGATACGGAACCAAATTTATTATTACCATCTAA
- a CDS encoding TonB-dependent receptor — protein sequence MILVSNSFDVISNLSRRGFDELAPSQVGNAYLYALDANGNPYSPRWYTLNLYSEYQIAKNWKATAALENITDQRYRPYSSGISAPGRNLILAVKYTF from the coding sequence ATGATTTTAGTTTCGAATTCTTTTGATGTAATATCTAATTTATCAAGAAGAGGTTTTGACGAACTCGCACCGTCGCAGGTAGGCAATGCCTATTTGTACGCGCTTGACGCTAATGGTAATCCCTACTCGCCGCGTTGGTACACGCTTAATTTGTATAGCGAATACCAGATCGCCAAAAACTGGAAAGCTACCGCTGCCTTAGAAAACATTACAGATCAGCGCTACCGCCCGTATTCTTCAGGAATCTCTGCGCCGGGTAGGAATTTGATTTTGGCAGTGAAATACACATTTTAA